The genome window GCTccttaaaaagaagaagaaggggaacCTGTAGAGCTTGTGAGAGCGCAGCAGGTCGACGGCCTCGTACAGCTTGTTGATGGACAGCAGGTGGGACGCTGCCTTCAGGtactgctcctgcagacacagctGCTTGACGAAGGCCTCCACTGTCCGGCTCCACACCTCGAACCcggctggaggaggagacgcACAAGAATTGTTGCAATGCCTGGAAGCCTCCTAATGTTGCAATTCAGCAGCTTTGAACGTCAGTGCAGCGCCAAATTATTACTACTTCTGAGTCCATGTTTTACTTTCTCTTCTACAGACGAGTGTGAATCCCAACGCACGTGATGTTGAAAGAGTGTAGAAGGGTCTCACTCACAGCCTGCTTCAGGGGATGAGTGGAGCTAAGCAGACTGAACTCTGTGGTGTGCcttctttatttcttatttggAGGAAAAGTCTCGTCCGTGTAGCTTAGCATGTCTCTCATCATTCCTGACTCACTACCAACACCTGTTAGATTTAAGTTAAAGTCTTTGTGGTCTACATCTGGACAGCAGATAAAGTGTCAGTGAGTGTTGGGTAAAGATCAATGTTAAGTCAACAAAACACAAGTCTTTACCCATCGGAGCGACGGACAGCAGGTGTTCATTCAGCTCTCCTTTCTCGGTGGCGAGCTGCAGCGCCCCCTCCAGGTCTCCGCTCCACAGCCGCAGGTACACGACGGAGTCGTAGTGACCGGCCTCCACATGACCCTCCTCTGAAGAGCAAGAGACGATTACTAATCCAATGTTCTGTCTGGCAGTGACTGTGTGCACCATGAGCCTGTTGTGTGAACATACAAACCTTCTGCCTCAAACATGCGGTAGAGAGCCGCTCTGTCAGAGAAGAGGCCCAGGTGGATGTGCTCTCCCTGGCCTGGGACACACCCTGCAGGGGGAGCtggaaaccacacacacacacacacacacacacacacacacacacacacacacacacacacacacacagtccagtaAGTCCACGTTCTAAACGGTCATTCTCTGTATTTTAAATCAATGTGCGACTCAATTCACTGAGCCAAAGCTCTTcacctctgctgtgtttgacaGAGGCCAGAGTTAAGCAGTCTTGAAGCAACTCCTCTTTGGGCCGATGGTCCATGGAGGTGCTGATGGGCAGCATGGAGcgaggcttcttcttcttcagcaaGTCTGGAATCAATCGCAGACGCACGGTTACATACAAAAACCTCGTTCACGCCTCAATTCCAAGAATAGCATGAGCTGCAGTTATAAGACTGAAGTCTGCACCTGGCTTGTCTTTGCTCTTTGCGGCGGTGAAGGATTTCCTTTGCGTCTCAAAAGTGGCTGAAACAAGAGAACAACAGAACAAACAGAATTAAGGTTGCTCTGTGCTAAAAAACAATCTTAACTTTTTTCAAATCTGTGACGGCTCCTCTCTTACCTGATGGAGGTACAGGGCTCTTTGTTGGGTTGACTTCATCTTCCTCATCGTCACCAGACTGCTCCTGTCCCGTCGCtgccttctctcctcctcctgtaccTGGCTCTCCGTTCATCTCCAGCGGTGCGGCTCCTGCGGGCCCCGACgccttcttgttcttcttcttcttgtccctCAGGTTGACCATCTTTTTCCCTGAGAGGATACGCACGTGGACATTACATAACTTCTCATCGATGTGTGTTTGAGCGTTATGTGATTGTTGTTTTCGCTCACCTTTAGGCGGCTTTGTAAACTCTTGTTTGGAGACTCTCCACTCCTGCAGGGTGAAGTCCTTCCCTCCGGTCCAGATCACATCCGGATCGACGGGCGACCAGTCCACGCACAGCAAATAACCGGCGTGACCCCGGTAGTTGGAGACAGCCGCCTCCTGCAGCACGTCCCACACCTGAGCAGAACAAAGTCCAACGTCAAAATcagaacaaacaaaccaaaagaagaaaacagtgaaacaaaAATAGATGCATTAAACAACAGGAGGAAACCAAATCCACTGATTAGATTAACAGTGAAACCCCTCCCACAGGAGCACGAGGTAAACAGACACGTGGTCTACACTTCTTGGGCTGCTGACGGACTCATGATCACGGTTTGATACCCGTGATGCTCGCCTGGTACTGACCTGGGCAGTGCCATCGTACGAGACGGTGGCCAGCCGGGCTTCGTGGTGTGGACTCCAGACCATGCCGGTGATTTTAGATGTGTGACCGCACAGCCTGCGGTACGGCTCCGTCAACACCACGGGGACGTCTGGAGGATCCTCTGTGCAAGAGGGTGAAACACCAACGTTAAGACCCACCGGGCTTTAAAACGATATCACTACTCCGGTTCAGAAAGAACAAATGTAAGCTCTCTCAAATAATGCAGGACTGACTGCAATGTGCTGGACCGACCTATGATGGCGTGGAGATCGTGCACGTAGACGGTGGCATTGCTGGAGCCCGATGCCAGGAGGCAGTGCAGCTCCGGCGGGGAGCTGTGGGCGTGATGCCACCGCAACGTGTTGATGATCTTGTGGTGCTGCTGGATGCTGCACAGCAGCTTCAAGCTGGGAGCCTCGTACACATCGATGCACCTGCAGCGGAGAGCAGGTGGTCAGGCATATGGATCCATTTAAAGAAGCACAAGGACTGTCACGAGGAGTTACAAAGTGATCGTCGTTCCAAGACCACGTGGACACTCGGAAGGCACGAGGAAACAAGAGCTGGTAACATCATGTTATAATGTATAAGATATACAACTTATATTACTGTGAATAAAACATCTCATTGACGTTTTCTACTTCACAATAACACAATGTTGcacttttaatataaatatggtGAATAAACAAAGCATTAGAGTAGACGAGTCTAAAGAGACTTAAAAAACGAGTGCCTCCTGTCTTCAGGTTTATTACCGAGAGTCTGATCAGGGTGTTTCAGAGACAGTCGGTCACTCACCCGTCCTCGTTGCCGATGGCGACCACTTTTCCATCTGGCTTCCAGCTGAGGTCGGTGTGCGGAGACAGCTTGTGCTGTTGGGAAGCAGAGCTCACGGTCACCTCCGTTTACATTCAGCAtgaaacaacatgaaacaaCTGGTACGATATCTGCAGAGAACCAGAAGTCTGGGAACTTCTCACGAGAAGGTTTCATTGATCGTGTGCCGGGCGCTCCTGGCGTGTGCCGGCTTGTTCACACATTCTatgctttgtgttttaatgcagcAGGTACCTGGAGGGGCGGAGTGGGCCCAGTGCTCTCCTCTGCATTGTTTTCAGCCATCTCTTCCTTACACCACACGTTGCACTCGTGCATACACTCCCCCTCGCCACTGACTTCACTCCTCACttcattttgtgtttactgctacCCTCTTATCATTTGCCTTCAGCCTGCGTCTCCCTCTCTTATGTCATGACTTCAGAACCAGGTCGTGACACTGGTTCAAAGTTAGTGCATGGATATAAGAGGACACAGAGACGATGGCAGGAACACTGCACTAACTGATGTCAGCAGCATAGATCAGATCTTTGTGGTTCAGTGAGTAGATCGCAACATTaaccacattaaaaaaaaaaaaaacaggttgCGGTTTAAATATCATCTTCATCATGCACATCCCTCTCACCTTGATGTTGTTGGTGTCTCTGATCAGCTTGTCGATGTCCGAAGCCTCTCCACTCAGCTTAGACGGATCGTGCTGCAGGATGACGCCTTCGCCGGCGCAGCTGTACAGGCTGTAGAGCGGCTTTCCTCCTGCTGCACctgaacatcacacacacacacacacacacaatagttaACCTTGCACTTTAACCATATTGTACTGGCACATTTAGAACCTTTTAACACAGCCTGGTTCCTGTACAAGATGAAAACATGTATGTACAAGCATGTAGAGTAACAAGAAGCACTCGGTGTGCAGAGTAATTGCATGTAAAGAACAGAAAGGGGTGCGACAGTTGACAGTCTTCAGATATCCAGAGACGCAGGAAGCAGCTGGACTTCCTCTGCACCTCTATTGTGATTCATCCTGGGGATCTGAACCAATGAGATCCCAGAACTCCACCAGAAACATGAAGCGAGCCGAGCCGGTGTCGAGGCTGCGGGTAAACAAAAAAAGCGACTCCTTTTGTGCTTTTAAGAGCCATCAGCATATTGTTGGCACGACAACAATCATGCTTATGGCTTTGAAGCCGAGCGATTGATACGCTCATCAAAACGTCGGCTGCCGACAGCTGGTAGAACAGATTTACCCACGAGcggctgaagaggaggaggtgagcagTAAGCGTTTTCTCAGCTCATTCGATTACAAAAAGGGTGTTCAGAGATGGTTTGGGCTTTTAAAGCTGACTCGCTTGTTTTCAGCGTTTTCTTGCTGGGTCAGAGCGTTCAGAGCGAGCAGCAGCAGTTGCTAAAGGTTCATTAGGAACTTACCAAACGACATCGGGGGGACTGGGGGTCCCCAGGCCAGTGTGTACACGGTTTTTCTGTGATAGGAGCTCGATATCTGAGGAGGCCTGGGAGGAGATGAAGCAGAACAAATGCCCAGTGAGGAATACATGACACAGATAGCTGCAGGACAATGGGACTCAGGGGACTCCAGGAATTATGAGACAAATCCATTAGGCCCCGGGCAAAAACACAAGCAACGGTTAACATCATGACGTTCAGGAAGGTCTCTCAACTCAAACACACTTTTAGCAGTAGACTCTCATGCACACAGTCAAGCCCCCGGTGGaagtttaatgtaaaacaaacagaagttatgtttatattcagtgtttcctacccacaatgcattgtgtgtatttgtttacatattaaaCAATGATTTCTTTACATTCATGTTTGCATGTTAGTCTTCTTCACTGCCTGTTGTTGGTATGTTGCATATTACTGCCAACAACTGTCAATCAGTGGAACAGCATGAAACTGGATTTTATATTAAGGAACTGCAGGTATGAACCTACAGtagtgaggttgtgtgtgtgtgtgtgtggactggtGTGAGAAAGTGTTGGAAACGTACATAACTTAAAGGTTtggttttttattaaataagcgATTTTACCTGTTTGAGAAAACTTCGTAGATACCAACTTTACCGTCGTCTGTTCCGAAAGACAAGGATCCTTCTTTCTTCGGGTGCCACGCCAGCTGCAGTGAACGAGAAGGTTTCTTAATGCACTTCATGTGATCTTTGTGTCGTGTAAGAGGTTCTGAAAGGAGGACTCCACGCAAAACAAACAAGACTCGCTGAGGGACAAAGTGAAGCAGATGTGCTGGATGGACATTAGCTCTTCATTAGATGCCCGATATCTTTTAGCTATCGTCATCAACCTCAGACATGATGGGGGGGGGTCACAGTCACAAGGGTGTTTAAACTGATGAATACATTCTGAATCACAGTGAGAATACAAATGTCCCTTATGAATTGTATGACGGCGAGCAGCTGATAGAAATGCGTGCGTCTCATCAGCAGCTCAGGTTCTTTGCGTCACTGCTCTGAGACACTAATGACATCGTTTCCATCAGTTCTGCATGCACCATaccacaaataaaaagaagattacaaaaacaattagGCTAATTGCTTTGATACACAGCactaagatataaaatatatacagtttgtttttcacagagatttattcaaaacaacaataagaaCATCTTACCGCTGTGACCTTGGATTTGATGCCCTGCCAGAAGGACCTGGTGTCGTACTGGTTCTGGGTCGTCAACGTGTTCCACACCCGGATCATGTTGTCACCGACGCCCAGCGCCAGGCACCCTGCACCCACCGGGGAGAAGGTCAGGGCGTAGATGAAACCGCCCAGGGTGGGCAGAGTCCAGCAGCAGTCCAGAGAGGCCAGGTCCCAGCATTTAATCTGGAATACCAACAGTCAAGTGAGAGCTGAAGCATTAAGAGTATAGTGTAAACTTCACATCGAGCTTTTTAGTGAACGGTACCAAACTCTGTCCAATGAACAAGCTGCTGGAAAAGGTTTACGCGTCAGACCAAAGAAGGTGACCCACCTCTCGGTCCATGGAGGTGCTGATGAGAAGCTCCCGGTCGTCCTGCAGGTGGACTGAACTCACATTGAAGACGATCCTGTTGTGGTTCTGACCCTCTGAAGAAGTCCCAAACAGAGTCCACCTCTGCTTCCCTGTCCTGGTCAAGTCCCACATCACCAACTCAcccctggacacacacacacacacacacacacagagctaatTTAAGCACCTGAATATAAACCGTGTCTCTGtacagtggatgtttttgtctttgtctcttgttACTGCACGGTGAGTGAGTTGTTGTCCCTGGGAGGTAATGATACATGCTCAAGAGAAACTGGAGTCATCTTTGATGCATCACTACGATATCAGTTCAAAGTCTCTGCACTGATGATTTAAATGCCGTACTGAAGACAACTGAACCAGAAGCTGCCGTTACAGACCACTGAGCGTCTGATGTTCTGATTGATAAGACTCGCGCGTGTACCCGAAGCAGCTGGACACGAGTTGTGTTGGTCGTCCCTTCGGCCAGTGGACGTGGAGCCAGAGTCTCTCCTTGACCCCGGGGTCGACTGCAGAGCCTCTTTTCTTCAGATACGGCAGCTTCAGAGTCGTCACACCtgcgaggaggagaggatgcaAGAGAGGGAGGATGACACACGATCTCTCTGGATTGGAGtagctttaatgttttgtgtaattaatgactttttaaaaagattatttatcttttttttattatgttggtCAAATCTCAATCTCTTACTTTTTCCCTTCGATGAGCTCCAGATCCTCATTGTCTGGTCTTTGCTCCCAGATGCAAGATAGCATCCCTTCTCATCTCCTGCAGACACTCCACTGATCGCTACAGGAGGACAACATACAGTACGTGGTTTACATTACGAGTTTCTGTTATATTTATTCCTGTCAATGTGTAGTTTGTTGTGCAGAATTCGCACACTGACTGCACACTTCTACCTTCACTGTCCTCAGGTCTGCTGAAGGTATCCTCCCCGGTCAGTGGCGACCACGCCAGCGAGTGGATCTCGTCTTCGTGTCCACGGAGACGGTGCATCACCTCGCCTTTCTTACTCACGTCGATCAGCACGATCATCCCATCTTTGTACCTGAGACAGAACGGTGGCAGCACAGTCACAATTTACTGATGTTCATATTCTACTTCAGTATTGCAATgttgaatttgaagaaaatgtcCGTTCACTACGTGTGACCGCTGAAACAGATGTCTTCTACAGTCGAGTGTAACGGGTTCACAATtaagaataattaaaaagaatgaGTCCCTGGtattcataaacacatgcaatTTCTTGATCTATTTTAAGCATTGTGATCCAGCAGAGTGAATTATGCTCTCTGTGGTCTTCTTACCCCACAGCCACAGAGCTCCAGGTGTGAGGGGAGCAGGTGAGGCAGAAGATGGTCCTGGGCTCTGGGAAGAAGCTGGCCGTGTCTCCTGTGTTGTACCAGTGACACACCACTATGCCCTTCTCATCCCCCGACACTACCAGGTTTTTATCCACCGGAGACCAGTGCACCGCTGCGACggggctctgtgtgtgtgtgtgtgtgtgtgtggggggggggggggggaaaacaaCTGTAGTGACTGAATGGATTTAcagtacatttgtttgttttacgcTTCATTTATGTTAGGCTGGCAATTCACTTACATTGTTATAGATGTAAACAAGTTCAGACCTATTCTGGCTCTGAATCTGTTCTGACATATGGAAGCCTAACCATCctggcttttatttttcagatcaAACAACAGGGAAATGATCCCTTGAAGGCATAGTTTGAAGCAAATAATGGAAAGTAAATAAGCAATGTCCTCCCCTAACCTTGGCAACTGTTTAAAAAATGCCCTCGAGAGAGTGATTGAATTGCTGCAGAGTGGCTTAGAATCTAACAGTAGAAATCTGTCTTTTGTCTTCAGAGCAGAGAAAACTGCCTCCTAGTTACTTTAGCTGCTCATGCAGAGCTGACTGCAGTCTGCACGGGGGCGCCAGCATGCCGTGAAAACGCACCGTTTCTCTTGCAATGACAGGACAGAACAGGAAGGTCGACACTCACCTGATGAGCTGCATGCTCTCTTATGAGAACCTTGTTATCGGAGTCCCAGAAGCGAATACTCCCATCATTCGAGGAGCTAACGCAGATGTGACTCTGGCCTGCATGCTGACAGAAGGAGAAGCCAGACACCAAGTCTTTATGGCCGACAAGCTCACCTGAAAAACACAAGAGAGCGTTGGAGATCTGCGTCTTATCGTGAAGCAAAGACAGACCACAAAATATCAAAACTGAGGAACAAGCCTCTGACGTCTGTGCTTGATTGACGCAGAAGAAATTTGGGATGATGTTTTGATATCTGAATCTTTAGACAGCGaaaattaagacatttaaaCGGCTGCAACTAGAGCACTTATATATATGCCCCAATTTAAGTGACAACATTGTAGCTAAAATATAAGTGTAATCTCTCATTGGAAGTGtcaataattcatttatttctatacaaAAATAGGCTTTAATGTGTGGCTATTTCATATAAATCCAGATCACCCAGCCCTGATCAATCAGTGGTGAATAAATCAGTTCAGGTTTAAGCCAAATATTGAATTCGCTTTTTTTGTGATTGACTAACTAAATCATTAATATATAATTCCACTGCACTAGACTGCTCATGTTAACAATCCAGCCAGATGATCAGATACATGTTCGTCTTGCAGTACACGACTCCAGGAGCTGTAATCATCACACCTGATGTGATCTGACCACCTTGATTTGGACAAGAAAACATGCGTGGAATATAACTTTTAGCCTAATAGAAGTTGGAGGATAAGTACCAGAGTGATCCTATGTGAATGTGGTACCCGGCGATTACAGCGCACTCACCTACAACCCTGCAGGAGGATGCAGACACATCAATCAAATAGATGATGTTTTTGGCTCCGACGCCCAGTAGCGCGCTGCTGTTGACATCACTGCAGCGGGAGCAGTACCAGTTGGGAGAGGCGGGAAGCGACCTTTCGTGCATGACGCCTGGGAACGTTTAAAGTTTAGTAATTCACTAATAAAGTCTGATAAAGCAAATCCAAACTTGTCACATGTTACCTCCACTGTCGTAGCGATTACACTACCGGCCGTACGGACAGCGTGGTGTCGTAAATGCTGCCAGTGCCGAGTACGGAATCCTAGTTGGGTCAAACCAATTCGAGTTTACTGTTTCAAAGCACAAatacgttttgttttttgtttaccaCTAACCTTATACATTActattaagacattttaaattcaaatgtgaaTAACAAAACCTACTTTGTCTTGTACGCAGTGAACACGTCAAATAGCATAACATGTTTCTTCTGTTAACGCAGTAAACATTTCTACCGTCAAGCAAACACTGTAGTGTCGTAAAAATTCAAAATGGCGACTGCAATGACAGGACGTGGTAAGACAAATGCAGCCTTTTTATCCAAAACAAATGCCATGTTATGACATTTATTGTGTCTGCTGACGATGTTTTAACggatacatatttgtttttaggtATGGCTTTCATTAGGAATATATCTGGGGATGTTGCAATCAAGGTAAGCACATCGATATCTAACTCAGAACATTATATATCACTGTCTCTGCAGAAGGACAAATATCTAGCTGCGTGGCTGTGCACTGGTTTAAGTAGCTAATCAATCACATCAATTCCTTTTTTATCTTCAGATTGTGGTCATTTTGACTAAACGACCAGactctgtcatttatttttggtatGGTATGGTAACAAGGCTCAGTTCACAGTGTCAGCCACATTACACTTACACATATAACCTGccacattacaaacacactttacagAAAGGGGCAGAAAAAGCTGCATGTTCCATGAACGTTGCATGCTTTAATTTAGAGTTATATTCTGGAGATAAGGGGCAGAGTTGGGTGTCCTTATTGCAAAGGGAAAGCAGACTGTTTCGTTGGATAGTAGCCTCTCCCAGAGGGCAGAACTTTTGATACTGTTGATAATATGCCTCAGGTTTCTGAGCTGGTACggcacatacatatatttaaatgtattttttcccccctttcctAAATGCCTCTCCAGGTTACAGGTTCTGGGTGTTGCTCCTCAGCAGCTCTCATGTCTCCACACGAGCACTTCACTGGAAACAAAGAAATGGGAGAGGCAGAACCTGAAGGTGTATCCACCGCAGCAACCAGATGATCTCCGCCGGCCAGCAGTAAGTCTTCCTCTCCGCTTATAATAGCGGGTGTCACCTGCAGGAAACTGAGTggataaaatgattttaaacagAGTGTAGTATTGTAGAGTTTATTTGTATGTCTGAGTAAGCTGAGCGATCATTTAAATTGTGCAGAAGTACAAACTTCTGAATacttttggtgtttttctttcttcaggaGATCTACCACAGCAGGAGGCAGATTAAGTACAGCAAAGACAAGATGTGGTACCTGGCCAAATTGGTGAGAATGGTGTAATTTTCTCATCAATATCGAGTGAATCATATCCGTCCACTTAAGTGAACAAATGCTTGAAGCGTGGTACAAGCAGGCGATTACAGAAGCGCCTGTTGATGACACTCAGCCGAGAGAAAAACGTGAGATTTGGGGTTAAATAACGGTGTTGTTGTTAGTTTACTGGATATTTAAAGActattttctcccttttttttttttcatgatcGGCTTAATTGATGAAGGAAAATCTGTCTTATTGTCAGAATTTCACACTTTCcattattaaaacaacacagtCAGACTTCTTCATGGCTGTAAAACAGCGGGGTCCTTATTTCCTCATTAATCTATTCTGTTGCAGCCATCTTTGTTCCTGTTGTTTTGTTCCCAGACCCTCTGATCGGTGATAGTTAGGTTAGAATGAGTCCTTCACATCTAAATTGAATCAGttagttggttgcaatctgcaaacGCAACACTAGATGTcgccaaatcctacacactgacCCTTTTTTAagtatgcatttaaaataaaagtgacttCCTTGGGCAGTGCAACACCCTACTATCTGAACAGCTGTggaataaatgttaaatgtgttgtttcatcTCAATGTTTGTTCTCTTTAACAGATCCGAGGGATGAGCATTGATCAGGCCATTGCACAGCTGGAGTTCAACGACAAGAAGGGGGCAAAGATCATGAAAGAGGTTCGAAGCTGCACGTTCACCCTCCATTACTGTTCGccgagatgtgtgtgtttttaataaaacaccaCAGTCACAAATATGTTAATCAAATTCATTGAGTTGTTGTGTATTTGAACACATCAGTCGCCATCACAGctatgtttaaatgtatttgtggatGTCACAgcgctttgtttgtttgtttaggtTCTTGAGGAAGCTCAGGACATGGCGGTCAAAAATCACAATGTAGAGTACAAATCCAACCTGTATATAGGTGAGTGTCTGCAGCACCGCTTCCAAAACTactcaaacattttattattcgTCACATGTGTTCAGCCATTGTGTCAAAAGCCAGCAAATGCATTtcagtgtgggggggggaatGACCTTCAGTAGGAGGGGAGGccggtatttatttatttgttaaagcAGTACATTCCTCCTGAGCTCAGATGGTGTGCAGAGTGAGTCATTATTGTGGAGTCGAGACGTTATTACAGATAAGCCTAAACTCGGCACAATCTTTGTTATTTTGACCAGTTTTCATTCAAAGTCACCTCCACAAATTAAATGAGTATTGTGTAccatatctctctctgtttatctcaTCCCCTCTttaatcaccccccccccccaccaccaccaccacatctCCCCTCCCGCAGCTGAGTCCAACTCTAGCAAAGGGAAGTACTTGAAGCGGATCCGTTTCCACGGTCGGGGGAGATTTGGCGTAATGGACATAGTTAACTGTCACTACTTTGTCAAGCTGGTGGAGGGCCCGCCCCCCATAATTGAGGAGAAGACCGGCTTCGACCAGGCCAAAGAGTACGTCCAGAACCTCAAGAACCGAACCATCATCCACAGTCTGTAGACCATCTGATGGGACCTTTCTTCACATGTAcctgtttttctgtgtgctttatgtcatttgtaaataaacaaagaaaagtttaTGAGACGTCATAGCGTCGATCATTTTACTTCTTTTTATTGT of Cottoperca gobio chromosome 14, fCotGob3.1, whole genome shotgun sequence contains these proteins:
- the gemin5 gene encoding gem-associated protein 5, with the translated sequence MHERSLPASPNWYCSRCSDVNSSALLGVGAKNIIYLIDVSASSCRVVGELVGHKDLVSGFSFCQHAGQSHICVSSSNDGSIRFWDSDNKVLIREHAAHQSPVAAVHWSPVDKNLVVSGDEKGIVVCHWYNTGDTASFFPEPRTIFCLTCSPHTWSSVAVGYKDGMIVLIDVSKKGEVMHRLRGHEDEIHSLAWSPLTGEDTFSRPEDSEAISGVSAGDEKGCYLASGSKDQTMRIWSSSKGKSVTTLKLPYLKKRGSAVDPGVKERLWLHVHWPKGRPTQLVSSCFGGELVMWDLTRTGKQRWTLFGTSSEGQNHNRIVFNVSSVHLQDDRELLISTSMDREIKCWDLASLDCCWTLPTLGGFIYALTFSPVGAGCLALGVGDNMIRVWNTLTTQNQYDTRSFWQGIKSKVTALAWHPKKEGSLSFGTDDGKVGIYEVFSNRPPQISSSYHRKTVYTLAWGPPVPPMSFGAAGGKPLYSLYSCAGEGVILQHDPSKLSGEASDIDKLIRDTNNIKHKLSPHTDLSWKPDGKVVAIGNEDGCIDVYEAPSLKLLCSIQQHHKIINTLRWHHAHSSPPELHCLLASGSSNATVYVHDLHAIIEDPPDVPVVLTEPYRRLCGHTSKITGMVWSPHHEARLATVSYDGTAQVWDVLQEAAVSNYRGHAGYLLCVDWSPVDPDVIWTGGKDFTLQEWRVSKQEFTKPPKGKKMVNLRDKKKKNKKASGPAGAAPLEMNGEPGTGGGEKAATGQEQSGDDEEDEVNPTKSPVPPSATFETQRKSFTAAKSKDKPDLLKKKKPRSMLPISTSMDHRPKEELLQDCLTLASVKHSRAPPAGCVPGQGEHIHLGLFSDRAALYRMFEAEEEGHVEAGHYDSVVYLRLWSGDLEGALQLATEKGELNEHLLSVAPMAGFEVWSRTVEAFVKQLCLQEQYLKAASHLLSINKLYEAVDLLRSHKLYREAIALVKARLPAEEPALKELYTCWAAVLERDGHFSAAAKCYLAAGASFDAAKVIARKNDVSSLSTAAGLARISGEVALAQSLALRCAKDLAGAQDWIGAQEVLSSQESLLVHRLHLCVAELLAGMLAEPQAASQPRVASHPWASPGEHRRSIRDQVRDAWEKQFGVTQRSAGHRSAAALLQELKSVESPTPTANIPLRQVQLYSSLHLTRAVLGWLLDDDGQLMKELWQAVAWLREAGHFCVSAELCRLLFPDGVVSVCSRSHPKVIHHTEEEAKAAANSLQAFVCYHRLYQQWWRISTQMQSGLSLSAADSDPGDEVNDKVVNGGVSESGQSVCPATRRFDNLDFDASVLLSERHAACQASQRSVREIQERLAALVLRHSRAQGGQLESGEKEADSTAQTSDTREASDDAGQRPEDQETLLSLSTKMSEHQKQLADLPDTIKVYPHPDVVECCLVLLHLSKSSPSVSESLQQEAKDLLRTYGTNPSILKTCQKFLT
- the mrpl22 gene encoding large ribosomal subunit protein uL22m isoform X2, which gives rise to MATAMTGRGMAFIRNISGDVASRLQVLGVAPQQLSCLHTSTSLETKKWERQNLKVYPPQQPDDLRRPAEIYHSRRQIKYSKDKMWYLAKLIRGMSIDQAIAQLEFNDKKGAKIMKEVLEEAQDMAVKNHNVEYKSNLYIAESNSSKGKYLKRIRFHGRGRFGVMDIVNCHYFVKLVEGPPPIIEEKTGFDQAKEYVQNLKNRTIIHSL
- the mrpl22 gene encoding large ribosomal subunit protein uL22m isoform X1, which codes for MLQSRLQVLGVAPQQLSCLHTSTSLETKKWERQNLKVYPPQQPDDLRRPAEIYHSRRQIKYSKDKMWYLAKLIRGMSIDQAIAQLEFNDKKGAKIMKEVLEEAQDMAVKNHNVEYKSNLYIAESNSSKGKYLKRIRFHGRGRFGVMDIVNCHYFVKLVEGPPPIIEEKTGFDQAKEYVQNLKNRTIIHSL